A segment of the Natrinema salaciae genome:
GGCGTTCTCGGCCGTTCAGCAGCGGCTCGACACTGACGCCGAAACGCTCGAGGCGGGATCGCAAAGCGCGCTCGACGATCGAAAACGCGACCGTCGTCCGGTACGAACGGGTCGTTCACTGGACGGGAACGGTCACCACCGATACGATCGCTACAGATGCGGCTGTCTCGTCTAGGTACTCGGAAATAGATCTGTGAGTAGACGGATCACGATACCTGGAGAATCCAGAGCCTTATTTTGGTGGATGCCATAATATGACATCATAGGAAGTAGGACTGAACGCTCATGAGCAACGACGACGAAACCGAGCGGGAAACCAGTGAATCGCCGAACTCCTCGTCCGACAGTCACGAAACGGGTCCCTCCGTTGGAGGCGCTCTTGAAACCGCTCTTCAGGCCGGACTGCGGTCGTTGTCCGACGGGTTGGCGAATCTACTCGAAGAGGCCAAAAGCGACAGAGCGGCCCCTCGAGCCCGTCCCTCGACCGGCAGAGAGGGGGAAGATCCGCGCCCAGACGACGTGAAACGCGAGCGGAAGACGCGGACGAACGGATCGACGGCCGAAGCGTGTTTGATCGACACTCGCGTCACCGACGACGAATTCGTCGTCGTCGCTGATATGCTCGGTGCAAGTATAGACGACATCACGGTCGCTATCGATCCACGAACGAACGAACTCGTTATCAGGAAGTCCGCGAGAGTCGTCGGACGGGTCGAACTCCCGCGGGACTCGCCCGACATCACGAAAGCGTGGTTCAAGAACGGGATCCTCGAAGTCTATCTGAAAGCGGACGATTCCGAACCACTCGAGGAGTCACGCGCCTAGAAGAGCGATTCGTTCCGGGCAAGATCGATCTGTTCCGGGTGCCGCGGGTGTCCCTATCGACGCGGACACGAGCCGTTCGGCGAATACGCTCGAGTCGTTCGGCGGTTGCGGCGATACCGGAGCGGCGACGCCGGTACCGATCAACCTCGGGACCCGTTTCGGACGTTCCTCGATCGAATAGCCGCGAACGGGCGGGAGGACGCCGTTTCGATCGACCGAATCCAGAGGCGTTATCACGTCCCGGTGGGACCGGAAGCTATGACATTCGCGGTTCCGGATTCGCTGCTCGGCGTCCTCCTGGCGAGCGTCGCCGCCGTCGGGTTCGCAGGGCAGTTTCTCTGCATCCGGCTCGGAACCGACGACGGGGACGTCACCGACGCGGTCCTCGTCGTCCTGGCCAGTCACGTCGTCCTGCTCGCGCCGGCCGTGTTCGCGCTCCACTCGCGGCCGTACGCGGCGCTTGTCACGCCGCTCTCGGTCGCGTCGTTCGCGGCGGCCGGCATCGTCGGTATGTTCGTCGCGCGCCTGCTGATGTTCACCAGTATCGAGGCGCTCGGCGCGAACGTGACTTCCCCCGTAATCGCGTCGAACGTCCTCTTCGCGACGATCTTCGCCGTCGTCGTCCTCGGGGAACGGCTGACCGCGAGTCACTTCGTCGGAATCGTCCTGATCGTCGCCGGCATCGCCGTCGTCTCCTGGGAGACCGCAGCCGCCGCCGATACCGACCGATCCATCCGAGAGACGGGCAAGACGATCGTGCTGCCGCTCGCCGCCGCCGTCTGTATCGGTATCGAACCGATCTTCGTCTCGATCGGGCTCGCCGAAGGGACGCCGATCCTGCCCGGCCTCGTCGTCATGGCGAGCGCCGCGACCGCCGGCTTCGTCGGCTACCTGGCGGTGACCGGCTCGCTGGGCGGGGTCCCCCTTCGCAGTCCGTCGACGGCGTGGTACGTCGCGGGCGGGCTCTCGACGACCGTCGGCTTCGTCGCGTACTTCGCGGCGCTCGCGGTCGCACCCGTCGTCCTCGTCATGCCGCTGCTCCAACTTACGCCGTTGCTGGTCGTCGTCCTCTCCGTCCTGTTTCTCCCGCGGCGACTCGAGCGCGTCACCTGGCGCGTCACCGCCTCCGCGGTCGTCGTCGTTCTGGGTGCGACGGTCGTCTCCGTCGTGGGGTGAGCCGCCCGGTGATCGCGCCTCGTCGTCCCGTCGGGGTCGTTCGGAACGTGGACTGTGGTGAACGGCCCGATCGCGTCGGCCGCTCGCGAACTACTCGAGCGGCCAGTAGTCAGCGTGCGCCTCGATCGCCCGGTCGACCGCCTGCTCGGCGAGCGCCGGGTTTCCTGCCATCCACGCGAACGGATCGTCGATCTCGGACTCGAGTCCGAGCGCGCCCTCGAGGACGCCGAGCGTCGCGTACGCGAGGTGGGTTATCTGATAGCCGCCCTCCTGTACGAGGGCGAGGGAGTCGTCCGCGTGCTCGGACGCCAGCGCCCGCGCCCGCTCGCCCAGGGACTCGAAGCCGGCTTTCGTGACGGTGTTCCGCCCCAGCGGATCCATCGTCCCCGGGTCCTGGCCCGCGCTCACCAGCAGGACGTCGGGATCGAACGCTCCCAGTACCGGCCCGACGAGTTCGTCCATCGCGTACCGGTACCCGTCGTCGCCGGTGCCGGCCGGGAGCGGAACGTTGACCGTGTACCCCTCGCCGTCGCCGGTCCCCTGCTCGGTGAGATCGCACGACTGCGGGTGGCTCACCTCGTCCCACGGCCAGTGGTCGTTGTGGAGGCTGACGAGGAGGACGTCGTCGCGGTCGTCGAAGATCTCCTGGGTCCCGTTCGCGTGGTGGACGTCCCAGTCGAGGACCGCCACGCGGTCCGCTCGCCCCGTCTCGAGCAAGTGGGCTGCGGCGACGGCGACGTTGTTGAAAAAGCAAAAGCCGTCGCTCTGGGACGACTGCGCGTGGTGGCCGCTCGGCCGGACGAGCGCGTACGGGAGCGCCGAGGTTCCGGGGTCGGCCGCGTGTTCGGCGGCGGCGATCGCTCCGCCAGCGGCGGTCGCCGCGGCGCGATACGTTTCCGCGTTGCCGCCCGTTTCCGCCGTGAGCCGACCGCCGCCGTCGTCGGCCCAGGAGCGAACCGCCTCGACGTACGACGCGGCGTGAACGCGGGTCAGTTCGGTTTCGGTCGCCGGCTCGATGTCGGCCCAGGTCGTCCGATCGCCGAGCTCGCTCCGGAGGATGGACCGGACGTTCTCGATGCGTTCGCGCCGATCCGGATGGGGCTCTCTCACCGCCAGCCGGCCGGTCCACGGCATCTCGAAATCGCCCGCGGGAGGAACGTGTGCCAGCGCCGCGTCGTCGTAATAGACGCACAGCTCGGTCATGTCGCCTCCGAGCCGTCGGCGACGGCGACCGCGGCCGTCTGCGGGCCGGTCCACGCCATCGCTGTCGTCGGGTCGGTCGTGGGGAGCAGCGGCCGAGGCGATCCGTCTGTCGAAGTGCACATCTCGACTGTAGCCACAGAGCGGGCGACGAAAAAGATCCCGACGGGGGCGGCCGTCGGCGGCTCAGGGAGACGGTTCGGAACGCGGTCGGCATCGAACCGCAACCGCCCCGGTCGACATCGTCCTCGCCGTCGTCGCAACCGGCTCAGCTTCGGCGTCGGTCACCACCAGCGGTTCTCGCGCAGTCGATCGACCGCCTCCCGAATCGTCTCCTCGTTTCGCGAGAAGGTAAACCGGATCCAGTCCGCGTCGGCGTCGGGGTCCGTGTAGAAGCTGCTTCCCGGCACGGCGGCGACGCCGGCCTCGCGGATGAGCCGATAGCAGAACTCGAGGTCGGCTTCGTCCGTCGGATACCGCGTCATCATGTAGTACGCGCCGTCGGGCGTGACGGGATCGAGCCCCGCCTCGACGAGCCCGTCGTAGAGCAGGTCGCGGCGCCGCTCGTAGGACGCGGACAGCTCCTCGTAGTACGAGTCGGGCAGCGAGAGCGCCTCGACGCCCGCCCGCTGGAACGGCGTCGGCGCGCAGATGCTCGTGTAGTCGTGGACCTTCCGGAGCTCCCGGGAGAGGTACTCGGGGGCGAGACAGAATCCGACGCGCCAGCCGGTGACGCTGAACGTCTTCGACATGCCGGTACAGACGACCGTCCGGTCGGCGAGGTCGCCGACTTCGACCGGGCTGAGGTAGTCGTCGTCGTAGACGATGTGCTCGTAAATCTCGTCGGTGAGCACGATCAGGTCGTGTTCGAAGACGATCTCCTCGATCCGCTCGAGTTCGTCGCGGGAGAACACCTTCCCCGTCGGATTCATCGGCGTGTTGAGCACGAGGATCCGGGCGTCTTCGGCCGCCGCCGCGAGCCGCTCGTAGTCGATCTCGAGGGTGTCGGTGATGTCGAGGGGGACGGCCGTCGCGCCGGCGAACTGGCTGGCCGGGATGTAGCTCTCGTAGACCGGTTCGAAGTAGATCACCTCGTCGCCCGGTTCCGCGAGCGCGAGCATCGTCGACATGATCGCCTCGCTGGTGCCGCTCGTGATCGTCACCTCGGTCTCGGGGTCGTATTCGACGCCCTTCCAGTCGGCGTACCGCTCCGCGACCGCGTCCCGGAGATCCGGGAGCCCCCAGGTGATCGTGTACTGGCTCTCCGCGTCGATCGCGTCTTTGGCGGCCGCCTTGATTTCGACCGGCGTCTCGTCCGCATCGGGAATCCCCTGCGAGAGGTTGATCGCGTCCTCACGGAGCGCTTCCCGAGTCATTTCGCGGATTACCGACTCGGCGACGCCGCTCGTTCGGGTCGTGCCGACGGCGTCGCTCGAAAGCGATCGCTCGCTCATCGTTGCCTCACCGTTGCGTTCGCGTGCTGGGTCGTCAGGTTCGTGTCCATCGTTCGTTCCGTATTCGTCGATTGTATCGTAATCGCTCCGCAAACCGTCGCTCGAGGAGCGCGGTCCGAGCCGACACGACGCGGTCGTCGCGGCGCGACATCGCTGCGTCGTTCGTCGGCGGCAGTTTCCTTGTCATTTCTCCGCACGGCGGCAATGGGTTGCCATCAACTGTGTTGCCGTAGCTGGCATAAAAGCGTACGCACTGTGTCGACGCGGACGCGGACCGACGACGGGTCGGCCGCTGAAACCAAACCTTGGTGTGTGTTGTCTGTGAGTAAGACTCGTATGGCACCGGAACTCGACAGGCGGACGTACGATCTGCTCCGTCTGGTCGACCGGCACGCCCCGATCGGCAGCATCCAGCTCGTCGAACTGATGCAGCTCCACGGGTACGATATCAAAGACCGGACGATCAGACTGACGCTTTCGGAGCTCGACGAACTCGGGCTCACGGAGAAAGTGCCCGGAAAGGGCCGCCGCCTCACCGACAGCGGACGCATGGAACTCGAGCAGGGGGACGTCAATAGCCGCCTCGGGCAGATCCGCGCGCGCATCTCCGCGCTCACGAGCCGCGTGAGCTACGACCCGATCGAGGACGCCGGGACCCTCGTCGCCGCCGCCGCGTTCATCGACGAGCCGGCGGTCGACGAGACCCTCCGGCTTCTCGAGCGGCTCGAATCGCTCCCGCTCGGTCCGGTTCCGGTCTCGCTCGAGGAGAGCGCCCCGGACGAGCCGGGGGAGTACCGGCTGCTCGCTCCCTCGAGCATCTCCCTCGACGGCGTCTTGCTCTCCCACGGGGTCGACGCAACCCTCTCGACGGCGGGCGTCCTCGAATACGAGCCCGTCGAAGCGCCGTCGGACGACGCCGACGCCGAACGCGGCGGTCGAATCGCGCGATACGTCGACGTGCTCAACGGCGAGGGGTCGTCGATCGACGTCATTTCGCTGTTGATCGAGGCCGGCCGAAGCGACGTCGCGAGCATCATCGAGGATGGCGACACCGGCCTCGTCATCGGTGACGATCGCGAATTCCCGATCAACAGGTACGAGGAAGCCCGGGATCTGGTCCACTCGAGTCGCGAGTCGCTCGGCGGGGCCCTCGACTTTCGACGACCGCGCGAACAGGACCACCACCCCAGCGGCAACTCCGCGTGGGCGTTCGGCTCGATCACGTACGTCGGGACCGGTGAGCTCCTGTTGACGACGCTCAACGAGTACGGCCTCTCCGACTCGTGGGAAACGCTGTACGGAACGGTTGCGAGAAAAGAACTCGAGCCGGTCGGGGCGGCTCGCGCGCCGCCGCTGGACCACTACTCGAGGTCGTAGACGTCCGGCCGGCGGTCCGCGAGGGCGTCGTCGCGATCCGTCAGCGCCTTGCGCCGCGCTCGCCGGAGGTCGCAGTCGGCGGCGAGCGCGTGCTCACCCGTCCGCGGAGCGGGGCCCGCGACCGGCACGCCGTTCGGATCGACGATGACGCTCTGCCCCTCGAACGAGGTTCCGCGTTCGGTTCCCGCGCGATCGGCACAGGCCACGAACACGCGGTTCGCGTTGGCGTGTGCGACCGTCTGATGGACGCCCATCGTCCAGCCGGCGGGCCGTTCGTCGCCCGCCGTCCCGTCGTCACCCGCCGGCTCGGGAACCCAGTTCGTCGGCACGGCGACGAGGTCGGCACCGGCTCGAGCCTGCGAGATCGTCTGTTCCGGAAACCAGAGGTCGTTGCAGATCTGCACGCCGAGCCGGCCGAACGGCGTCTCGAAGACCGGGACGTCGTCGCCGGCCGCGAACCATCGCTTCTCCTCGTTCCAGCGGTGGACCTTTCGGTAGACTCCCTCGACGCCGTCGGGCGAAACCACCAGCGCGCTGTTGTAGAACGCGTCGTCGTCGGCCTCGGCGAACCCGCCCACGATCCACGTGCCGGTCTCGGCGGCGACGGCCGCCCAGGCCCGGCCGGTCGGACCGTCGCGCGGTTCGGCCACGGCCGCGAGTTCGTCGGTCGACTCGAACACGTAGCCCGTGGTCGCGAGCTCCGGCAGCACGACGAGATCGGCGTCGGCGTTCTCCCGGACGGCGTCGACGGTTCGGTCCCGATTGGCCTCGACGGCCCCGAATTCCGGGACCGTCTGTGCGACGACGATCCTGGCGTCGGCCGGCGAACTCACTCCCAGATCCCTCCGGACATGCGCTCGATCGCGGTCATCACGACGACCGTGAGCGCGATGAAGACCACGCTCGCCGCCGCGATCGTCGGCGGGTACGAGTAGCGCAGCTGGTTGAAGATCTGTATCGGGATCGTGTCCACGAGGAACAGCGACAGCAGCCACGCGATGATGTACTCGTTCAGCGAGAGGATGAACGCGAACAGCGCGCCGGAGATCACGTTCGCCCGCAACAGCGGGTACGTGATCGTGCGGATCGTTCGCACCGGCGACGCGCCGAGGTTCATCGCGGCTTCCTCGTAGGTTCGATCGATCTCGCCGAGTCCCTGCGAGATCAGGATGAACGGGAACGGCGCGTAGAAGATCCCGTGGGCGACGATGATGCTCAGCTGAGAGCCGGCGAAGCCGATCTCCAGGAAGAACACGAGGAAGGCCACGCCGATGATCACCGGCGGAACCAGAATCGGCAGGACGCCGAGCGTTCCGAAGATGGCCCCGAGCCGGTAGTCGAACCGATCCAGTGCGAACGCGAGGGTTCCACCGATCGACGTACTGAGCAGCGCTGCAGCCGATGCGATCGTGAGGCTGTTGATCAGCGCGATCAGCCACGACGAGTCAGTGAAGAACTCGCCGTACCACTGCAACGAGAACCCGCCCGGCGGGAACGTCAGGAACTGCTCGGGAGTGAACGAGACGGCGACGATGATCCCGAGGGGAGCGGCGATGTACACCATGACGGCCGCCACGTACAGGCGGAAACTGACCCACGTTATCGACTCTCTGGTCGTCGAATCGACCGACGTCACCAGCGAATTCACGGCGCTCGAGATCGCACCGGCCGCCCCGGCGAGACCCGTCCGTTCGGCCGCGGCGGCGACACCGCGGCGGGCGCGCGCCCCGATACCGGTGGCGTTCGCGGCCGCCGTCGCGTCGTCCGATCCGCTGTCGACGGTCTCTATCTCCTCCGTTCCGCCGAGGCTCGCGGTCGTGACGCCGGTGAACCGAACGAACACCCAGAGGAACGCGAGCACGACGGCGATCAGCCCGATGCTCATCGCGGCCCCGAACGGGTAGTTGCTCTCGCTCATGATCTGCTGTTCGATCAGCACCGGCAGGGTCCGCTGTGCGGAACTTCCGAGGAGCCGCGGCAGCACGTACGACCCGAGTGCCAGGATGAAGACGAGCGCGGTGCCGCTGGTGATCCCGTGTTTCGACAGCGGGAGCGTCACCCGGCGGAACGTCGTAGCCGGTCCCGCACCGAGGTTCTTCGACGCCTCGAGCAGCTCGCCGTCGATGTTCCGAATGCTGCTGTAGAGCGTGAGTATCATGAACGGCAGGAAGACGTACACCATACCGACGATCAACCCCCAGTAGCCGGGGTAGAACGACTGGTGTTGGGAGAGGACCCCGGTGGCGACGCCGATCGAACTCAGGATCCCGTTGGAGGCCAGAATGACCTGCCACGCGTACGCCCTGATGACGTAGGTTACCCACAGCGAAGAGATGATCGTGATCAGCAGCGCGCTCCGCAGCCACGGTCGCCGCATCTGGGCGAGGTAGTACGCCATCGGATAGCCAAGCAGCAGCGAGATGACGGCCGTTACCAGCGAAATTTCGACCGTTAGCCACAGCTGCCCGAGATAGAGACTGCTCGTGAGAAAGCGCGTGTAGTTCTCGAGCGTGAACCCCATCTCGTACTGGCCGCCGGGAATGTTGACCCAGAAGCTGAACACCACCAGCATGGCCAGCGGCACGAGAAAGATCGCGACGAGCCAGCTCAGCGGGTACGACAGCACGTACCACTTCGCGTTCGCTCTGAGCCCCGCCCGTCCGGCCTCGCTGCCGTCGTCGGTCGCGGATGTCTCGGTCGCCATCTATTCCTCCACGATTCGGCAGTCGTCGGGATCGACGCGAACAGTCGCTCGCTGCCCCGACGATCGCTGGTTCAGGCCGCTCCGGCGAACGACGACGAGCTCTCTGCCCGCCTCGGTCTCGAGCCGGAACTCGACGCTGCTGCCGAGGTGCCGTTTGAACGTGATTTCGCCCTCGAAGACGTTCTCGACGCTGCCCGTCGAGCGGGTCCCGCCGTCGGCGCTCGCGGTCCCGAACTCGAACCGCTCCGGTCGAACGACGACCGAAACGTCCGCGCCGGGCTCGATCCCGGGGCGGCTCTTCGACCGAACGGTCACGTCTCCGCAGTCGACGGTCGCGTACCCGTCGTCGACCGCCGTCACCGAGCCGTCGAAGATGTTCGCGGTGCCGAGGAAGTCCGCGACGAATCGCGTGTCGGGATCGTTGTACACTTGGTCCGGCGGGCCGACCTGTTCGAACCGGCCGTCGTTCATCACGGCGAGTCGATCGGACATCGTCAGCGCCTCTTCCTGGTTGTGCGTGACGAAGACGGTCGTGATCCCGATCTCCTGCTGGATTCGGCGCAACTCGACTTGCATTTGTTCTCTGAGTTGCTTGTCGAGACTGGCCAGGGGCTCGTCGAGCAACAGCGCCTTCGGGCGCGGTGCCAGCGCTCGAGCGAGCGCGATCCGCTGTTGCTGTCCGCCGGAGAGCTGATCCGGCGTTCGATCGCCGACGCCGGGCAATTCGACCAGCTCGAGCATTTCGGCCACTCGCGCGTCGATCTCCTCGTCGGTGTACTCGCCCGACGCTTCCATGCCGTACGCGATGTTCTCGTGGATGGTCATGTGCGGGAACAGCGCGAAGTCCTGAAACACCATCCCCGTGTCGCGCTCGTACGGCGGCGCGTCGGTCACGTCCTCGCCGTCGATGCGGATCGACCCATCCGTCGGCGTTTCGAAGCCGGCGATCGTCCGCAGCGTCGTGGTCTTGCCACAGCCCGACGGCCCCACGAGCGTGACGAACTCCCCGCTCTCGATGTCGATGTCGACCCCCTTGACGGCGAGGACGCCACCCGGATAGCGCTTCGAGACCCCGGTGAGTGAGATCCCGCTCATTCGCCGACGATGAACTCCTCCCAGCGTTCGTTGACCCAGTCTTCCTCCTCGACGTAGAGCTCGTAGCTCGGGACGATGGCTTCGTCCGGCCCCGGACCCGCGATCTTCTCGTAGGTCTCGTCGTCGATCTCGGAGTGCTCGCGATCGATCGTCGGGCTCGTGTAGAGGTTCTCGGCGACGCGGTCCTGCACTTCGGGTCGGCTCGCGTAATCGATGAACTGCTGCGCCTCGTCTTTCAGCTCCGAGGTCTCGAGCGTCACCCAGTGCCCGGAGTCGAGGATCGATCCCTCCGAGACGAAGTTCGACTGCACCGGCGCGCCGTCGTCCTGCATGACCAGCGTGATGTCGCTGTACAGCATGCCACCGGGTACCTCGCCGTCGCGGAGCCGCTGCTGGAACTCCGCTTCGTTCTCGTACCAGAAGTTGGCCTGGGGCTTCACTTCCTCGAGCTTCTCGAACACCTCGAGCACGCCGTCCTGGTCGGTCAGGATCTCCTGTCCGTCGAAGAACACCTCCGCCGTGACGTCGAGCAGGAACGAGTTCGATGCGTAGCCCAGCAGGCCGAGCTGGTCCTCGTACTGGTCGTCCCACAGCGCTTCCCACGTGTCGATCGGTTCCTCGATCTCCTCGGTGTTCTGAACGAGGTTGATGTACCACGACAGCGCACCAACGCTCGAGATACCCCCGTCGGCTTCGCCGACGAGGTCGTCGCTGATGTACTCGAGGTTCTCGAAGTCGCCCTCGTCCCAGATGTGCCAGAGATCGGAGTTGAGGCCCTGGAGGACCCCCGTCTGAGCCATAATCGCGACGTCGACGGGCGCTTCGCCCGCCTGAACGCCGTTCTCGTACTGGGTGAGTGCTTCCTCGGAAGTGGGCTGGGCCTCCGACTTGACCTCGAAGTCGACCTCCTCGGTAAACGGACCGAACAGGTGTTCGTCCATCACCTCCTGGAAGACGCCGCCGTAAACGGCTACCGTTAGCGCGTCGTCACCGCTCTCGAGAAAGCCCGTACATCCTGCGAGTCCGGCCAGCGAAATCGCGCTTCCGCTGGCTGCGGTCGTTCGAAGGAATTTCCGTCGTCCGTGCGTGTACTTACCTGGCATTACCTTGCCACCGTTACTCTCCCATCTCCCTTTCTCATACATAAAACTTCCCACGTGACCGCGATATTCTGGTCATGTTTTACACACAACTGGATGAACCTGTCCCGATACACGATTATTCGACTGAATAGAAGACAGACGTAGATTATTGCGACCGTGAAAGTACAGAACGCGGACGTACCGCCGCGAGGGTCTCCCACTCGAGGGCGATTCCGGACTCGACACACGCGGAGATGAGGCATTCTGACGCCCCCGCGTACGTGAGCGACGCGAACTTCCACCCGGGTTCCCCCCACGGGAACGGGCCGGGCTCTCGAGGTCGGCGAACGTCGAGAACGCCGCCCAGGCGATCGCGGGTCGTCACCGCGAGTTCGGCGGCCGTGTCGTAGTGGACGAGCGGGAACTCGCGGTTGTCGGCGACCAGCAGTCCGGTTTCACCGTCGAGCGCGTTCGTGACGTCCGTCTCCCGGGCCCTGATCAACAGCGAGACCAGATCCACCGTCGCCCGCTCGTCGCCGATCACGTCGGTGAACCGGCGAATCGCGCCGCCGTGAACCGCCGGCTCCGGGTCGTCGTACGGAACGGTGTCCGGCCGCTGGTGATACTCGACGACGCCGATCGTGTCCGGGTGGCTCTCGATCCCGTGCGAGAGCAAGACGCCGTCGATCGTCACGCTCGAGGGGACCGCGACCTCGAGTCGGTCGCCGTCGGGTCCGTCGACCGGGTCGACCGCGGTCGGAACGGGGCCGAGCCGCGAGTCGTTCATCCGCGTCACCAGCTCGTCGAGGGTCGATCGATCCTCGCGCGAGACGGTCACGGTTCCGACGACGACGTCGCCCGCGTCGGCCGCCGGGTCGTAGGTGACCCGACTCGTGAGATCGGCGAGTCGTTCGCTGACGCGTTCGATCCGACCGCTGAGCCCGCCGCGCTCGAGTTCGCTGCGGCCGGCCGCCGTCAGTCGGCGTCCCTTTCCGCCCGCTTTCTCGGTCAGTCCCGCCTCGTCGAGGTCGGCGAGGGTGTTCCGGACCGTCCGCTCGGTCACCGAGTAGCCGTGTTCGCGGAGGTGCTCCGTGAGGTGGACGCTTCCGATCGGTTCGTGGGCCGCCAGCAGGCGGAGGATATCGTACGTTCGCCGGTCGGGATCGGTCGCCATTACGGGACTACTGCTGTGCCGCCGCTAAATGGGTGGCGAGATCCGCGAACGCGTCGACGTGGGCGTCGATCTCGTCGGCGGTGTGCTGGACGCTGATCGTCCACTGCTGGGAGGCGTCGTGGGGGTGCGGGATGACGCCCCTGTTCAGCATGCCGAACCAGTACGCCTCGTGGAACGGTTCGTCGACGGCCGCCCAGTCGCGGAACGTCCGGATCGGCTCCTCGGTGAAGTAAACCATTCCCTGCGAGCCGACGCCGGTCACCTGCGCCTCGAGCCCTTCGTCCTCGATCACGTCC
Coding sequences within it:
- the gvpH gene encoding gas vesicle protein GvpH, giving the protein MSNDDETERETSESPNSSSDSHETGPSVGGALETALQAGLRSLSDGLANLLEEAKSDRAAPRARPSTGREGEDPRPDDVKRERKTRTNGSTAEACLIDTRVTDDEFVVVADMLGASIDDITVAIDPRTNELVIRKSARVVGRVELPRDSPDITKAWFKNGILEVYLKADDSEPLEESRA
- a CDS encoding DMT family transporter, translated to MTFAVPDSLLGVLLASVAAVGFAGQFLCIRLGTDDGDVTDAVLVVLASHVVLLAPAVFALHSRPYAALVTPLSVASFAAAGIVGMFVARLLMFTSIEALGANVTSPVIASNVLFATIFAVVVLGERLTASHFVGIVLIVAGIAVVSWETAAAADTDRSIRETGKTIVLPLAAAVCIGIEPIFVSIGLAEGTPILPGLVVMASAATAGFVGYLAVTGSLGGVPLRSPSTAWYVAGGLSTTVGFVAYFAALAVAPVVLVMPLLQLTPLLVVVLSVLFLPRRLERVTWRVTASAVVVVLGATVVSVVG
- a CDS encoding arginase family protein, which translates into the protein MTELCVYYDDAALAHVPPAGDFEMPWTGRLAVREPHPDRRERIENVRSILRSELGDRTTWADIEPATETELTRVHAASYVEAVRSWADDGGGRLTAETGGNAETYRAAATAAGGAIAAAEHAADPGTSALPYALVRPSGHHAQSSQSDGFCFFNNVAVAAAHLLETGRADRVAVLDWDVHHANGTQEIFDDRDDVLLVSLHNDHWPWDEVSHPQSCDLTEQGTGDGEGYTVNVPLPAGTGDDGYRYAMDELVGPVLGAFDPDVLLVSAGQDPGTMDPLGRNTVTKAGFESLGERARALASEHADDSLALVQEGGYQITHLAYATLGVLEGALGLESEIDDPFAWMAGNPALAEQAVDRAIEAHADYWPLE
- a CDS encoding pyridoxal phosphate-dependent aminotransferase translates to MSERSLSSDAVGTTRTSGVAESVIREMTREALREDAINLSQGIPDADETPVEIKAAAKDAIDAESQYTITWGLPDLRDAVAERYADWKGVEYDPETEVTITSGTSEAIMSTMLALAEPGDEVIYFEPVYESYIPASQFAGATAVPLDITDTLEIDYERLAAAAEDARILVLNTPMNPTGKVFSRDELERIEEIVFEHDLIVLTDEIYEHIVYDDDYLSPVEVGDLADRTVVCTGMSKTFSVTGWRVGFCLAPEYLSRELRKVHDYTSICAPTPFQRAGVEALSLPDSYYEELSASYERRRDLLYDGLVEAGLDPVTPDGAYYMMTRYPTDEADLEFCYRLIREAGVAAVPGSSFYTDPDADADWIRFTFSRNEETIREAVDRLRENRWW
- a CDS encoding NrpR regulatory domain-containing protein — encoded protein: MAPELDRRTYDLLRLVDRHAPIGSIQLVELMQLHGYDIKDRTIRLTLSELDELGLTEKVPGKGRRLTDSGRMELEQGDVNSRLGQIRARISALTSRVSYDPIEDAGTLVAAAAFIDEPAVDETLRLLERLESLPLGPVPVSLEESAPDEPGEYRLLAPSSISLDGVLLSHGVDATLSTAGVLEYEPVEAPSDDADAERGGRIARYVDVLNGEGSSIDVISLLIEAGRSDVASIIEDGDTGLVIGDDREFPINRYEEARDLVHSSRESLGGALDFRRPREQDHHPSGNSAWAFGSITYVGTGELLLTTLNEYGLSDSWETLYGTVARKELEPVGAARAPPLDHYSRS
- a CDS encoding nitrilase family protein, with the protein product MSSPADARIVVAQTVPEFGAVEANRDRTVDAVRENADADLVVLPELATTGYVFESTDELAAVAEPRDGPTGRAWAAVAAETGTWIVGGFAEADDDAFYNSALVVSPDGVEGVYRKVHRWNEEKRWFAAGDDVPVFETPFGRLGVQICNDLWFPEQTISQARAGADLVAVPTNWVPEPAGDDGTAGDERPAGWTMGVHQTVAHANANRVFVACADRAGTERGTSFEGQSVIVDPNGVPVAGPAPRTGEHALAADCDLRRARRKALTDRDDALADRRPDVYDLE
- a CDS encoding ABC transporter permease subunit, yielding MATETSATDDGSEAGRAGLRANAKWYVLSYPLSWLVAIFLVPLAMLVVFSFWVNIPGGQYEMGFTLENYTRFLTSSLYLGQLWLTVEISLVTAVISLLLGYPMAYYLAQMRRPWLRSALLITIISSLWVTYVIRAYAWQVILASNGILSSIGVATGVLSQHQSFYPGYWGLIVGMVYVFLPFMILTLYSSIRNIDGELLEASKNLGAGPATTFRRVTLPLSKHGITSGTALVFILALGSYVLPRLLGSSAQRTLPVLIEQQIMSESNYPFGAAMSIGLIAVVLAFLWVFVRFTGVTTASLGGTEEIETVDSGSDDATAAANATGIGARARRGVAAAAERTGLAGAAGAISSAVNSLVTSVDSTTRESITWVSFRLYVAAVMVYIAAPLGIIVAVSFTPEQFLTFPPGGFSLQWYGEFFTDSSWLIALINSLTIASAAALLSTSIGGTLAFALDRFDYRLGAIFGTLGVLPILVPPVIIGVAFLVFFLEIGFAGSQLSIIVAHGIFYAPFPFILISQGLGEIDRTYEEAAMNLGASPVRTIRTITYPLLRANVISGALFAFILSLNEYIIAWLLSLFLVDTIPIQIFNQLRYSYPPTIAAASVVFIALTVVVMTAIERMSGGIWE
- a CDS encoding ABC transporter ATP-binding protein → MSGISLTGVSKRYPGGVLAVKGVDIDIESGEFVTLVGPSGCGKTTTLRTIAGFETPTDGSIRIDGEDVTDAPPYERDTGMVFQDFALFPHMTIHENIAYGMEASGEYTDEEIDARVAEMLELVELPGVGDRTPDQLSGGQQQRIALARALAPRPKALLLDEPLASLDKQLREQMQVELRRIQQEIGITTVFVTHNQEEALTMSDRLAVMNDGRFEQVGPPDQVYNDPDTRFVADFLGTANIFDGSVTAVDDGYATVDCGDVTVRSKSRPGIEPGADVSVVVRPERFEFGTASADGGTRSTGSVENVFEGEITFKRHLGSSVEFRLETEAGRELVVVRRSGLNQRSSGQRATVRVDPDDCRIVEE